The sequence below is a genomic window from Brevibacillus laterosporus.
TGTTCGGAACAAAATTCGTTATGAGGGGCCATTAATCGTGGATGCCCGTATGAAGCCATTCTATCCAGCAGAAGTAGAAACACGTCCTGACATCGACAAATTGGTCAGCAGACGTTGGAAGGAATATTTCCCTCATCTATAAGATGATGATCAGAAAACCTCCTACCTCTTGCAAAAGTGGTGAGGAGGTTTTCTGATGTCAGATTTACTTTGCAATGAAAACCCATATAATATAAAAGAAGAGAGACGGGGCAATGGAGGGATAAGCATGCGACAAAAACAAATCCAAGCGGAACTTGGTGTGCAACCGACCATCGATCCGCAACAAGAGATCCGATCACGAGTAGAATTTTTAAAAGAGTATCTGCTTGCTACTCACACAAAAGGCTATGTACTTGGTATCAGTGGCGGACAAGATTCCTCGCTGGCAGGACGTCTCGCCCAACTTGCTGTGGAAGAGATCCGACAAGAAACCGGCAAGGATTATAGCTTTATCGCTGTTCGTTTGCCATATGGAGTTCAACAAGATGAAGATGATGCCCAGCGTGCTCTAGCTTTTATTAAGCCTGATCGTACGGTAACAGTTAATATAAAGCCAGCAGTGGATGCTTCCGTGCAAGCCTTTGAGGAAGCGACTGGAGAACCATTATCTCATTTCCTAAAAGGAAACATTAAAGCACGCGAACGCATGAAAGTTCAATATGATCTAGGTGCCAATTACCAATTATTGGTTATCGGGACAGATCATGCGGCTGAAGCTGTTACTGGCTTTTTCACTAAGTTCGGAGATGGTGGTTGTGATGTAACACCGCTCGCAGGCCTTAGCAAGCGTCAGGGTAAACAAGTGCTACATGCTCTTGGTGCAGAGGAAGCCCTATATGTAAAGGTACCAACAGCAGATCTTGAAGACGATAAACCACTTTTGCCTGATGAAACAGCGCTTGGCATGTCCTACGAGCAATTGGATGATTATTTGGAGGGTAAATCCGTCCCCGCCGATATTGCCGAAAAGATTGACCAGCGATACATACGTACAGCTCACAAGCGTCACCTACCTGTTACCCCATTTGATTCATGGTGGAAGGAACAAAAATAAAGAATTCGAGCAGGTTAGCAGGTTTGTAAAGCTAACCTGTTTTTATTTACACGAATACTGCTTCCTCAACTGCTAGTTATTCCTGTTCATGATCAAAAAACAGCGTCAATAACTCCTCAACCGTAATGGCTCCGAAATAGGTTGGCAAGTGAAGTGACTCCAATACTTCACGGATTGCTTGTTTTTCCATCGGAATTTCAGCCAGCTTCTGCTCGATATCTGCTACTTCACCTACTCCAAAGAAATCGCCATAAATTTTAGCTTGTTTGATTTTTCCCTTCTCCACATCTAGGCGTAGCTCAATCGTTCCTACCGGAAAACGTTTGGTTTGTTGGAAGTTGCTCTTAGGTGATTTTCCATAATTCCACTCCCAATTCTGATAGCGTTCCTTGGATAGCTCGTGAATGTTTTTCAAATCCTCTTCTGTAAACACGTATTCGCTCACTTCACCTTGAGCAAAAATGGAGCGTAAGATCTGTTGTTTAAACTCTCCGATCGTCATTGGCTCTTGTAAAAATTCTGTGATATTAGCTACCCTGCTACGGATTGATTTAATACCCTTTGATTCAATTTTGGCTGCATTCACCTTCAGTGCTGATACAACGTTCTCCATTTCAGAATGAAACAAGAGTGTACCGTGGCTAAACATACGTCCTTTTGTCGAGTATTGAGCATTGCCAGAAATTTTACGTTCGCCTACTTGAATATCGTTTCGCCCGCTTAATTCAGCCTCTACACCCATTTCTTTCAAAGCTAACACGACTGGCTGAGTAAATTTTTTAAAGTTGTGAAACGACTTCCCATCGTCATTAGTAATAAAACTAAAGTTTAAGTTGCCTAAATCGTGATAGACCGCCCCACCACCTGATAAGCGACGGACAATGTGAATATGGTGTTCATCCACATAATCTGCGTTTATTTCTTCGATCGTGTTTTGATTTTTACCGATAATAATGGATGGTTCATTTATGTAAAATAACAGATAATCGTCATCTGCCGGCAGGTGTTTTAAGGCATATTCCTCAATAGCTAAATTAATTCGTGGGTCTGTGATGCCTTGATTGTCAATGAATTTCATATAGACGCCCTCCAGTGCCAGTTCTCAGTAAGAATGATTTTCAATCTATTATCTCATCTCTTGCTCTGTTGCTCAAGCCTCAGGAGATTGCAATATCATGTCTTCGAAAACGAGAGCGGCCCTGCTTTTTGGCCTATTTTTTTTGGTAATGAGCGAGAAAAGACGTTTGTGAGGCTTTGCGCTGATAGCTAACGCTTTACATTCTTTCAAAAAAACTTCCCGTTTAGCAATCAGTCCAGAGACAATTGAAATGCCTAAGCCTGCCATGACTGCTTCCTTAACCGCTTGGCTACTACTAAATTCATAATAACGCTTTACATGAACACCTAGCTCTTGAATAATACCATCGCTTTGCTCACGTGTCCCTGACCCCGATTCACGGAAAATCCACACTTGATTCTCTAAATCTACTTGGGTAGCTACTTTTTTACGTGCCAAAGAGTGATCGTTTGGCACAAGCAACACCAGTTGATCTTCCATAAAAACCTGCACATCTACGTCTGGGCTACTACTCGAGCCTTCGATTAGTCCCACATCAATTTTCTCATCTAACAATGCCTCAATAATTTCTCGTGTGTTATTAATTTTAACCTGCGCCTGTACTTTGGGATATTCCTTCGTATACATAACCAATTGCTTAGGCAAAAAATATTCACCAACCGTATAACTCGCACCTAGAGTAAGTGGGCCACTTACTTCCTGCTTGAGGGCTTGCAATTCCGAGCGTGTTTCATCTACTGCATATAGGATTTGCTTTGCTTTCTGATAAAAAAACTCACCTGCTTTAGTCACCCTCACATGTTTGGGGGAACGAATAATAAAGCTGGTATCGTATTCCTCTTCTAAGTGACGAATATGTAAACTGACCGCGGGTTGCGACAGATTAAGCTCCTCGGCAGCTCGGGAGAAGTTTTGTTTTTCTACTACCTTTACAAAAATACGTAGGGAATCGAAATTCATGGCTCAGAAGGCCTCCTCTGGCTTGTCTGTTCTCTTCCTTATTCCCTATCAACACTAAATCCCCTTCCAGCAGCTAGTAGAAGAGGTTTCGTGTTTTCATGTATCTATGGTCACTAAAATGACTAGATTCTATTATACTTCTTTCCCCTGTGGAGTAATGATGCTATTTTCTCCATCCTTCTTCACAGTAGCCTTCCCATTCTGAAAGCTAGATGCCCAATCATAGCGTAGCGGAATGACCACCTGGCCCGAAGTATTAACGTAACCAAACTTACCATTCTTTTTAACCACAGCTAAGCCCTCGGAAAAAGCAAGCGCATAGTCATACTGATAGTCAACAACAATGTTAACAGAGCCAGAAGCAACTGAATCTAACTCGACAAATCCCCACTTTCCTGCTCTCTCTCTTGGAATAGGAGTACGTTGTTTTGGTGTGCTAATCTTTGTTTTATCCTCTACCTTAGCTTTTCCTTGTACATGAGCTTCTGCTTTAGTACGTGCTTCTTGCTCTGCTCTCGCTTTACTTTGTGCTCCTTCCTTTACTGACGAATCCTTCTTATTCTTCTCTGTTTGTACTAAGGGCTCTATTTTTTTTGTTTGTTGCTGATTCATCTGCTCTTTTTTCAATTGTTCTGCCTTTGCTTTGGCATCTTGTTCTGCTTTCAACTTAGCTTGCCGCTCTTGTTGCAACACTGTCTCTTGTTGTTTTTCAATAGCTTCTACGTGTTCCAAAGCTTCTTTTTCCAAACGTTCGCGAGCTTCCCTCTCTATTTTTTCCTTTATCGCATGCTGTTCCATCTGCATATTGATTACTGCTTGCGTCTTAACCTTTTCGTTGGCCCACATAAGTCCACTGCCAGCTACCAGCAGAATGGCAATAGCCGTACCTATTACAAGTTGCTTTTTACCAAATGTCTTCTGGGGCGCTGATAACTTTTGTTGTGCTGATTGTGAAGCTGTCTCCTCTTCAGGAAGCCGTTTTTCCTGTAATCTTGTTTCCACTTCAGCAATGATCATCCACAAATCCTGGGCTAGGGCATGTTGAGGTTGGACCTGCTTCTGTACAGTTCGATAAATTTCTATCGCACGTTCCCAATCCCCATGTTCTTCCCATTGCTTAGCTTGTTCCATCTGCTTATATATAAAAGGTAGGTACGCATCATGACTTTGCTCGCTCTTACCTTCCTTTAAAGCATAAGGAGCAAGCACTTGTTCCGTATTTACTTCTGATTCGGGTGGAGAAATGATCACATGCGGCAAAGCTGCCTGAATGATTGGTTTGCTAGCTCGCTTTTGTTTCTTTGATACTGATATTTCTTCTATATCCATTAATGCAAGTAACCATTCACCGAATGTAGGGCATTGGTTCAATTCCTTACTCTGCCATGCACGATCAAGTAAGGTAGCAATCTCTTCCCCCCAATGATTGCGAATAGAACCTATCAACAACGGATATCTTTCCTTGCTGTAGGAAATCTCTTCTGGCTTAAAATAACTTTCTCCCCAGGCTGCCTCCCTAACCGCTTCATCATACCAGCCTAACATCTCCGCTAGCAAAATAGCTCCTGAGAAACGATCAGCATATTTACTCCACAAACCAGATTGAGAGGCTTGTGGAGGGGAGTAGCCTGGTGAAGCCGCAAACAAAACATCAGGGCGCTCCAATCTAGGTCCATATAATTGCTCTACGTCCACCAACTCCACATAGGAAAAGCCATCTTCTATGCTATCTTTAACCAACCTTGGCAAGATCAAATTAGGACCAGATAAATCACAGTGGGCCAATCCCTGTTGTTCCATCGTCGATAGCACCTTAGCTAGTGAACGTGCTAATGTCAAGCTGTCTGCTCGGGTTAATGCCCGTTTATCTAGTATGACATCCATCCAAGTAGGACCTTCTATCCACGGCATGACCACACCGTACATCAGGTCACGATGCTTACTTAACAGCTCTCCATGTTGCTGAGGCGTCAATATAACTCGATCACAGACAGAAAGCCCTGGTAGAGTAGCAAAATCTCTGATCTGCTCGGACAAGTAAACTTGTTTAGGATCTTTATATTGATGACGAAACACCTTTAAT
It includes:
- a CDS encoding ammonia-dependent NAD(+) synthetase; amino-acid sequence: MRQKQIQAELGVQPTIDPQQEIRSRVEFLKEYLLATHTKGYVLGISGGQDSSLAGRLAQLAVEEIRQETGKDYSFIAVRLPYGVQQDEDDAQRALAFIKPDRTVTVNIKPAVDASVQAFEEATGEPLSHFLKGNIKARERMKVQYDLGANYQLLVIGTDHAAEAVTGFFTKFGDGGCDVTPLAGLSKRQGKQVLHALGAEEALYVKVPTADLEDDKPLLPDETALGMSYEQLDDYLEGKSVPADIAEKIDQRYIRTAHKRHLPVTPFDSWWKEQK
- a CDS encoding lipoate--protein ligase translates to MKFIDNQGITDPRINLAIEEYALKHLPADDDYLLFYINEPSIIIGKNQNTIEEINADYVDEHHIHIVRRLSGGGAVYHDLGNLNFSFITNDDGKSFHNFKKFTQPVVLALKEMGVEAELSGRNDIQVGERKISGNAQYSTKGRMFSHGTLLFHSEMENVVSALKVNAAKIESKGIKSIRSRVANITEFLQEPMTIGEFKQQILRSIFAQGEVSEYVFTEEDLKNIHELSKERYQNWEWNYGKSPKSNFQQTKRFPVGTIELRLDVEKGKIKQAKIYGDFFGVGEVADIEQKLAEIPMEKQAIREVLESLHLPTYFGAITVEELLTLFFDHEQE